From the Parcubacteria group bacterium genome, the window AGTTTTGCCCGTTGGGTCTGATTTTATTACACATGATATTGCTATTGGATTGCGCACAGAAATTGATATTGCTGAAAGGGTGAAATTTGAGTTTGGGAGTGCTGACATCAATAGTGTTGACAAAAAGAGTATGATCGATCTCTCGCATTTTGATGATCGGGAGAAAGATCTGGTGTACCATCAACATGTTCTAGAGATCATCCAAGCACGTCTTGATGAAATTTTTGATCTTGTCGTGAAAGAATTGGAAAAAATTGGCAAAGACCAGTTGCTTCCGGCGGGCGCGGTACTGACAGGTGGGGGAGCGCACTTGCCGCATATCGTTGACTTCGCAAAAGAAAAATTACGGTTACCCGTATCAATTGGGCAGCCGGCACATTTACTTGGTGTCGTGGATCATGTAGATGATTCATCGTACGCGACAGTCGTAGGCCTTTTATTGTGGGCTTTGCATGAAGGAAATCATGGTGGCTCACATTTTGGAACAGGCGCAATCAGTTCACTTGGCGGAAAAATCAACGACATGTCGGCGAAATTGCGTAGCACTTTTGGCAAATTTTTGCCATAATGTACAAGCTGTGTATATTGTTCATATTGACAGTAGTCTTACACGCATGGTACAGTGAAAAACTGTAGGATATAGTTAATTTTTTGTGGACTTTCTAACTACTATAATTAATGTTATGGCGGAAGTAAAAACGGATATAGAAACATTTTCACGAATTAAGGTGATTGGTGTCGGTGGAGGTGGTGGAAACGCGATCACGCGCATGATTGATGCAAATCTTAAGGGTGTGGAGTTTGTTGCGATCAATACCGATACACAAGCATTGCATCACTCTCGTGCGGAAGAAAAGGTGCATATCGGCAAGAGTCTTACAAAGGGATTGGGTGCCGGAATGAATCCTGAAGTTGGAAGACAGGCTGCAGAAGAAAGTCGAGAAGAAATTCAAAATGTGCTCAAGGGTGCAGATATGGTTTTCGTGACGTGTGGCCTTGGTGGTGGCACAGGAACAGGTGCGGCACCAGTGGTTGCGGAAACGGCAAAAGAACTTGGTATTCTTACTGTTGCAGTTGTGACAAAACCATTTTCTTTCGAAGGGTCGCGCAGACGGGCGATTGCAGAAGAAGGTCTTGCTGCGTTGAAAAAAAGAGTTGATACGATCATCACAATTCAAAATGACAAGATTCTCTCGATCATCGATAAGAAGACAAGTCTCGTGAATTCTTTCCGTATTGTTGATGATGTTTTGCGACAAGGTGTGCAGGGGATCTCGGATATTATTTGCAATAGTAGTTCGGAAAGCGTTAATGTGGATTTTAAAGATGTGGAGACAACGATGTCAAATAGCGGAGATGCCCTTATGGGTATTGGGATTGCTACGGGAGAAAATCGTGCTTCTGAAGCAGCAAGAGCTGCTGTGAACAGCCCTTTGCTTGACCTCTCAATTGATGGAGCAAAGCGCGTGCTTTTCAACATCACAGGAAGTAGTGATATCACAATGTTTGAGGTTGAAGAAGCATCAAACGTTATCACAGAATCAGTGGATCCTGATGCGCGTATCATTTTTGGTACGGTTATTGATGATAATTTACCAAAGGGTGAGATACAAATCACTGTCGTGGCTACAGGTTTTGACGATGATGATGGATTTCAAGAAGATGCGGAGATAAAAAAGAAAGAAGATGTGGCAAGTACTAGAACTCGTGGTTTTGGCGTTACTGGTCGTGCTGCTGTTGCGGCGGGTAATGAAGAATACGATGGGTCATATGAGACAAAAGGGGACTATGATCAGGAGTCTCGCTATAGGGAGCCTGTACGAGCCTCATTCAATGGCACAAGACGAGGCGTTGGGAGCGTCAATAGTGATATGCGGTCCAAGATAACGAATGATATCGATATTGCGTCACAAAATTCCATGAAGCCAAAGATGATCATTGAGGAACCGATCAATATATCGCCACGTGCAATGACGCCTTCTATAAAAAACATTATTGCAGAGGATGACACGGATTTTGACATACCAGCATTTATCAGAAAAAAAATGAAAAAAAATTAATGATCTTTTTTACACTCGCAATACCAGCGAGTGTTTTTTATTTAGCTTTTTTTAACATGTTGACACAAGCATTAATCTTTTTGGAAGGTGAAAAAACTCTTAAAATGCACAAAACCTCCGGATCGCTGCCGGAGGTTTTGTGTTAAGAAGGTACGCATGATATTTTAGATATGCATTTTTTGTAAAATCGGCTATAAACCGGTCACATGTTGTGCATATGTGTTGAGATGCTCAAGTTGTCTATCGTTGAGCGTTCGCGCTTTCATGATCGCATCGTTGATTGATGTATTGGAGAATGAAAGGGATGTTTCAGGATGAATTCTCTGGGTCGTTTGTATGCGACGCAAGTAGTCTTCGATATAGATTTTGTGCGCAGGGGTGAGGTCGGTAATATTGTTTTGTGCAATATGTTGTGCGACAGCCTTGCGCGCAAGTGTCGTTACGCTATCTCCTGGTACTGCTGTAACCGTAATAACACCATCTTTGCTTTGGGATTCAATGACTTCTTGCACGACATCTTTTGCTGATTTCTTTTCTGGTTCTTGTGATGTCGCTGGTTCCTCAGTGCTTTGTTGCTCCGCGGCAATTTCATTTTTTGTTGTTTCTTGCGCATCAGGTATGACTGCGGCGGAATTTTCTTCCTGCACTGGCGTGTCCTTGCCTACGGACATGGCGGTTGTATCGCTGGTAGATTTTTGTTTTTCTTCATCCTTTATTTCATCAATGATCTCATTGACCTCACTATTTTTTTCCGTACCTATGGCAACGTCTTTTAGCTGAGAGTCGTCAATTACAACATTGGAATGAGAATTTCTTTTTGAATAAGAATAAATTGCAAAAACCAATAGTATTACAATGCCGATACTTATGATAATGCGGAGATTGTCTTGAATCCAGTGGGACATATTGTTATCTTCAGTCATTGGATATAACACCATCCTTTCTAGTTTTAAATTGTTAAATAGCTTGCGTTGAAGCCGTCCGCCATAGGCGGACAACGAAATTCTTTATTAATTGTACAGTCATTATCAGTAGCGTCAACATAGACAAACAGTAGTTAATTTGGTCTAATAAGGAGATGGTAACATAGTGATAATTATTCGTTTATGTCAATATCTGCGATTTTGCTGTTTATTATGGTCGTTGTGTTTTTTATTGTGGGTCTTTTGGGTATTTTTCTTCCGGTTATTCCAAGTTTGCCTGTGGTGTGGTGTGGTATTTTTTTCTATGGTGTTTTGACGAATTTTTCTGAGGTGACGATCACGGTCGTAGTTATTACGGGTGCGCTTATGATCATTGGAACCGTATGTGATCTTTTTGTCGGTTCATTTGGTGCAAAAAAATATGGAGCGAGTTGGGCAGGAATCTGTGGTTCATTTTTTGGTGGCATGATTGGTGCGATTATTTTTAATATTGGTGGATTTATTATTGGAACTTTCGTTGGTGCATTTGTCGGTGAATTTATTTTTTATAAAAAGACGCATGCGGCATTGAAAGCAGGTGCGGGAACGATCGTGGGATTTCTCTTTGGCATTGCGATAAAAATATTTATTGCGTTCGTCATGTTCGGTATTTTTATTTTTGCCCTTTTCTAATTTGCAAACTATTGATATAATAAAATAAGTTTGATATAATATTAATATAAAACAAAATTATTTTTTAAATAAAAAATAATTTGTGTGTAAATAGAAAATAAAAATAGAAAGGAAGGTGACATTATTTTATGGCAGCAAAGAAAAAAGCAACAAAGAAAAAAGTTGCAAAGAAAGCAACAAAGAAAAAAGTTGTAAAGAAAGCAACAAAGAAAAAAGCAGTAAAGAAAGCAACAAAGAAAAAAGCAGCAAAGAAGAAATAGTGTTTTCCTCAACTGTTTATATCTGAAATATTTAAACCAGAAACCCCGGCAATGTCCGGGTTTTTGGTTTTTGGTGAAATTGCACGAGATGAAGCAAGGATCTTAGGTGGACTATACGGTGCATTTATATGAGAAGCTCTATATGCGAGCAGAAAATAGGCGAGTCTTTCCAGTCAGATCGCAAAAAAACGTCATGTCTTTTTTTGTGCAGTTGTTTTTGTGCATAAACTCTGTGAGGACATCTTTTTGCTTAGGGTCGATTTCATAAAAAAGTAAGAATGTCTTTTGGGGATTATTCTTTTTTAGAGATAGGATCTGTCTTGTAAGTTTTTTGTAATAGGCTAGTCCACCATCATCTGCCCATAAGGCAATTGACGGTTCGTACTGCAGTGCAAAAGATTCTTTTTTTGTCATGAGGGTAGATTTTTCTTCTATGTCTACATAGGGAAGATTTGCGATGATGATTATTTGTGTATAATGTGATGCGGATAGCAAGTCACGCAAACAATTATTATGAAGAAGGTCAGACACGTAAAAGCGGATGCAATCATCAACTGAATGACGTGTGGCATTTCTTTTTGCAACTGTGAGCGTTTTTGGCGATATATCGGTTGCGATCATATCCAGGTGCTTCTGTGAGGGCAATAATTCTTTGGCGAGTGTGATCGCGATTATGCCACTACCAGTTCCAATATCAATAATTGCGGTATCTGAGAAATTTGTGGAATGTAGTTGCTTGATCACATCAATGATGAGCTCTGTCTCCGGGCGAGGTATGAGCGTGTCAGGTGTTACAAAAAAAGAGCGGTTGTAAAACTCTTTTTCTCCGGTGATATAGGCAAGGGGAGTATGTTGGGCTCTTTTTTTTAGGGCGACAATGATTTCTTGTTGTACGTGCGGAGTAATGATGTCGGTATTGTGTGCAAGGACAAAATTGCGATCTTTCTTTAAAACAAAGGCAATAATCAATTCAATGTCAATGCGATCAAGTATTTCTTGCCAATCATGGATGATGTCTTCTATTGTTTGTAGCATGATTTTATAGGGTTATGGGTAAAATTGACAAAAATAGGGACTTTTGATACAATGGGCAGTCATGTAATAATTGACGATTCAGTTGGTTGCTTCTTGTTGATTTTTGCGTATTTTTGTTTTATATGAAACGATAGTGATATGATCAGATTATATACAGTATTGATGTTTGTAGCAATTCTTGGCATGGGTGCATATGCAGTTTTTGTTGTGTTGCAACCGCAATATGTTTCACACACCTCTTTTATTATTACACAAAAAGATCATGCGATACAATTTACACAGATGGATCGTGTCGTAAATGATATTGTGTTTATTGCGCAGGAGTCCATATATGATAATTCTGTCGTCAAACAATATAATGCACGTGTGAACATTGCGTCTGCGGGCGACGCGAATGTCATTTTGATCGATGTATATGCAAAAGATCCGCGTGTAATAAAAAACGTGGAAAAAAATGTTTTTGAGGAAATGACAAAAAGTGTTCGTATGTATTATACAGAGGATGCGGTGTCGATGCGTACACTGCACCATGATCGTATGCCACAACATACGAGATTTTCACGCTTCTTTACATATGGGATTATGGTGGTCATTGTTGCTGGCATAGTTGCCGGTGTGCGTGTATTATATTACTATATTGATCAGACGCGTGATAAGCGTGTGCGTGTGACATCACTTGACGGTAAAAAAATTTTTGAGAAGTTCCATTTCAATCCTGTGATGGAAAAACATGAGGAAGATGCGCAACCTAAAGCGCAAAAGGATAAAGAAGAGGAAATTATCATAAGTGAAAGCGATCACAAAATAGACCAGCAATCAAAAGAAGAGACAAAAAAAGAACAATCACTTGCATATACAGAAGCGAAAGATGTGCGTACAATGAATGTGGCGACAATCCCGGGGGGATTAGCTGCAACTCCGGGCAACCTTCCGGTAGTTGATGTTGGTGCGTTAGGTTTTGTGACGACACAATCGCGCATAAATGAAAGCGCAGTTGAAACAAATGAACCGACAGAAGATGAATTGAAGGCACGACTCAATGATTTATTGCGAGGTAAATTATAAAAATATGATGCAAAAAAAATTAGTGAAAAATGTGATATTTTTTGTACTTGTGGCTGTGATCATTGCGATGATCATCTTGTTTTTTTCTCTAAAAAATAATCCACAAAAATTGGTTAACATTGCATATACAACATCAAAAATTTTACCACTTGGAGATCGATATAATACAGCTGTAGCATTGGCACACTATATTTTACAAAACGACGATCAAGAACGAACGTTCTTGATTCTTTTGCAAAATAATATGGAATTGCGTCCCGGTGGCGGATATATCGGCTCATTTGCCATTGTGACGGTTAAAAATGGCGCTGTGGTCAAGAGTGCGGTGCATGATACGGCAAATTTTGACGGGAGGATCCCTGATGCTCTGGAGCCGCCATATCCGATGAAAGAAACGATGCATATTCCATCATGGAAACTGCGCGATAGTAATTGGATGCCTGATTTTCCAACAAATGCACGTGTTGCAGAAAATTTTTATACATTGGGCGGCGGTACGGAAAAATTTGATGGTGTGATTGCTGTCAATGCGACAATTCTTGACATGATTCTCGATGTTACCGGTCCGATTACGCTTGATGATTATCCGCATACGTTTAAAAGTGGCGATGCAATCATGACGTTGGAATATCAAGTTGAGAAAGGATATAAGGAGCAAGATATTGAAAAAGGTGATCGCAAGGTTATCATGGATGCATTGATGAAAGAAATTGTGCGTCGTGTTGCGGATGTCTCTGTACAAGAAAAGATTGGTTTGGTAAATATGTTCGTCCAATCGTTTGATAATAAAGACATACAAGTGTATCTCGATGATGAAAAAATGGCGCAGATGATCAGCGCAGTCAATTGGCAGGGATCTGTTGACGCAACATGGGATAAAGATTATTTGATGGTTGTTGATGCGAATCTGGCATCATATAAAACGGATCATGTTGTAAAGCGCAGTGTGGATTATGATATTGATCTTTCTGGTACGATTCCCCAAGCAGTGCTCACTGTTCATTATGAAAATACTGCAACACAAAAGGATTGGAAGACATACGATTATCAAACATATCTCAGGATATACACGCCAGAAGATACATGGTTTACAGAAGTACCACAATGCGTATTACCACCGCAATATGGATCAAAATATGGCAAACGATATGTAGGTTGTCTCGTGCAGGTGCCACTTGGGACAGAAAAAGATGTGGTTGTGCGATATAATTTGCCGATTGATATGAAGAATAAATATCCATATGATCTTAAAATTCAAAAACAATCCGGCGTACATGATGTGCCGGTTGCTGTCCACGTACATAATCCTGGATCAACGGTAGCAGATGAATATTCGTTTGTGATGGACATGGATACTACACTGTCTGAATTGAAGAAATAACAGTGGAATGAATATTGTGGACAAGAAAAACACGTGTTTATAGCACGTGTTTTTTGTGGTATAGTGATACGTGGGAAATGAGTATTTATAATATACACTAATTTATATCATTATGAATAGATTTGAAGGTGGTATACAAGATGTGGCACATAAGAAAGTAGAAAATGGTTTCGATCCCGATAAAACAATTCGGATAGAACCTATGGAAAACGACAAAGATGAATTGTCACAGCAACTCCGTGAATTAGAAAATTGGAAAAAAGGGATTATTGATGTACGAGATCGTCGTCATTCAGATGATGATACAATTCTAAAAAAAATTGATGAAAAGATTGCACAAATAAAACTTGAAAAGGAAAAGAGAAGAATATTCAATATCATTGATAATGTTGGCGGAGCATATTCTCCGCCAGATGATCGTGAGATCTCTGCAGAAGAAATGAAAAAAACTATTGAAACCGTTTTGATTACTCATATGATCGATGATGATCCGAGATCATCGAACTATATTCCAGAATCGCCGATTTATGGTACAAGAAAAAATTTACGTGACAAGGTGCGAGAACTATTGGATATTGCACCGAAAAAACCAGATATCAAAAAAGATTTCATGATATAACAGGGAGTATTCGAGTGGAAAAACAAATATACACACCCGCGTGGTCTTTTTTGTCACTACATATGGAAATCTTGCAAAAATCGAGAAAACCTGATATACTGATTATATTGAATTCTTCACATCGGGGATGTGGCGGTTTCTGTTGTTTATAGGGTATAATCTGTTTTACAAATGATTCTATGGCTGTTCCAAAGCAAAGACATAATGTTTCGCGTCGCGAGCGACGGCGCAAACACAATATTTCAAAAATTGCAGTAAGCACAACGCAAAAATGTGCTTCATGTGGCGAGGAGAAGTTGCCACATCGTGTATGTGTTTCGTGTGGCATGTATCGTGGGACACAATACAAAGAAGTGGTGAAAAAAGTGAGTGCATAAAGGACGAGCGTATATTTTAAAATACAAAAGTAACATTATTATGGCAAATCGACATCTCCAACGTTCAATCGCAATGCAAAGTCTTTTTGAATGGGATTTTCGCGGACAAGAAGATGATCGTGTTGTTATGATCGTGACACATAATTGTGCGGAGTTTGCACCCGGTGCGGACAATTTTGCTTTTGTAAATGCTCTTGTTTCCGGTACTGTGGAAAAAATTGATGATATTGATCCACTGATCTCCAAGTGTGCGCCAGAGTGGCCACTTGAGCAGATTGCTACAGTAGATCGAAATATTCTTCGTTTAGGCACGTATGAATTGCTCTTTGGTAATTATGATGAAACTCCGCCAAAAGTTGCGATCAATGAGGCTATTGAGCTTGCAAAGACCTACGGTGGCGATAGTAGTGCACGTTTTGTTAATGGTGTTTTAGGTACGATCTATCGTGAAATGGGTGAGCCAATGAAGGATGATGATGCATCAAAGGCCAAGCAACGTCGAGTGAAAACAAAAGAAAAAACAACATAAGAATTTTTATAAGTAATTCAAAGCATGTTCAATGTGTTTTCATGTCAGTAAATGATTACTGATTTACATACATAGGACATTCTTTACGTGGCATGATGGATATTCACGCTTTTTCACATACATGTGGGATTAGTATTGTTAATCCTGATCTTTTTATTGAGGCGATGACACATCGCTCATATCTCAATGAGAACAAAAATCACAAGCATCCGCACAATGAGCGCTTGGAGTTTCTGGGCGATGCTGTTTTGGAACTCATTGTGACGGAATATCTTTTTCAGAATTTTCACAATCCTGAAGGTGAATTGACGGCATGGCGCGCAGCACTCGTCAATGGAGAAATGCTTGCAGTCGTTGCGCATGAGATTGGCATTGAGAGTTTTTTGCTTATGAGTAGAGGAGAATCCAAGGATACAGGCAAGGCGCGTAATTACTTATTGGCAAATGCAATTGAGGCGATCATCGGAGCGATCTATTTGGACCAAGGATATGACGCGGCAAAAGAATTTATCACTATGCACATTATAAAGCATATTAATGAAATTTTAGAAAAAAAATTATATTTGGATCCAAAAAGCTTTTTCCAAGAAAAGGCGCAAGAAGCGGTAAATGTTACGCCACATTATAAATTGATCAGCGAGTCTGGGCCGGATCATGATCGTGTGTTTATTGTGGGCGTGTATCTGAGTGATGAAAAAGTGGCAGAAGGCAGTGGTAGAAGTAAACAAGAAGCACAGCGCGAAGCGGCACGTATTGCTTTGGAAGTTAAAAAATGGCTCTAGCTCAAATGATACGGTGAACAGACTTTTGTAAAAAAGCATCATGCGTTTGTCGCATGATACGCTTTTTTTATTTTACGACAGGATAGTTGTATTTTTCCCATGCGTCAAAACCACCTTTTATTGTTTTTGTGTTAATGAAATTGAGATCATAGAGGAGGGCACCTGCTTCAAAGCTGAGGGTGTCATTTGCGCCATAAACAAATATTTTATAGCCACTTGGCAGTGTATCATAGTGATATTCTAATTCAGAGAAGGGAATATTAATTGATCCTGCAATGTGACCTGTCGCAAAATTACCGGGACGTCGCGTATCAAGGATGACGGTCTTTTTCATCTCTTCCAGATTTTTAATGATCATGAAAACATCACGTGGTTCTACAAACTGCACTTTGCTTGTGTTTGCAAATGTTTGTTCCGTTGTTGGTGCAATGAGGGAATAACCGTTATTTGTCCATTGCGCAATGCCACCAGAGAGATTAAAAACCGTATTATTGGTCGGGGTGATGTCCTTATAGTAGGAGATGATCGTAGACTCGTCACCGGTAGCTGTGACGAGTATGATCGTGTCATGCAATTGCGTTGACGCAATATCGTTAATGGGATAGCTGCCCGCAATATGACCGGCATCGAATAATGATCTGTCGCGCATGTCAATGATCATCATATGTGCACGATCTGTAAGGATTTTTGTGGAAAGTTCCTTTGCATCGATCTGTGGAATAACGGTTTTGACAGCGGGGGTTTCATCAGCATTGCTTATTTCTGTGTCAGAAGATTTTGTGCTAGTCTCGATCATTGTGTCATCTTTTGCATCTTTTTCATTTTTGATGGTAGTATAGCGTGTCATTGTCCACACCAAAAGACCTACAATGATAATTGCAAGTGCAACGATAATGTTTTTATCAGTCTTTTTCATGATATTTCTCGCATAATTTTAGTGAAGGACAGCACCTTCGAAATCTTTGTATCCGTTCAAAAAATCATATACTGGCATGACAGCTTTGCATTCCGGCTGGATTGATTCGAGGATGATCGCAGTGTCAAAGGTTTTTATACATAGTTGGTCACGCGCAATAAATACTGTCCCTGGGAGAAGATCTTTTTGTTCATCTGATAATTCGCCCGTAAAGGGATAAATGCCACGAAGCTTGATGCGGATGATGTGGCTTTCTCGAACCTCCCAATATCCAAAAATGCCAGGCCACGGATACAATGCGCGATAGCGATTGTAGATCTCTTCCGTTGTATCAGTCCATTGGATATGGCCGTCTTCACGGTCGATCATTTGACAGAGTGTTGCTTGCGCAGAATCCTGCTCCGTCGGTGTGATGGAGTGATCTAAGATTTTTGGGCATGTTTCGATGAACAACTTTGCGCCAACGCGAGAGAGTTTTTGCGTAAGTTCATCTGCTTTTTCATGATCCTCAATCGTCACTTTCTCTTGTGCAAAAATAGCACCGGTATCCATACCAGTATCCATGCGCATAATGGTTACACCAGTCTCTTTGTATCCAAGGAGAAGAGCATTTTGAATTGGGGATGATCCGCGTAGTTTTGGAAGAAGTGATGTGTGAATGTTTATGGCGCCAATTTTAGGAATTTTAAGGACTTCTTGCGGTAATATTTTGCCATAAGAAGCAACGACGATCGCATCTGGTGCGATGCTCTTTATTTTATCAATAGTTTCTGCATCAAACTTATATGGTTGGATGAGAGGGATATTGTTCTGCATGGCGACATCTCGAACAGGATTTAAGGCAAGTGCACGATTGATCCCGGTTTTTTTTCTGCCAAGTTTTTTTTCTGGCTGTGTTATGACTGCTGCGAGATTGCATTTGGCATGTGCAAGCATTTCATTGAGAATGTGCGATGCAAACTCTCCTGTACCCATAAAAATCGTTTTGATCGTGCCGGTATGCTTTTTGGGAAAAGGTTTCTTTTCTTGTGTTGGCAAAGGGGCTTCTGCCGGCGAGGGCGATTGCGTCAGCGGTGTTTCGGCAGGTGTAGAAGTCTCTGCATTTTGCAGTTGCGTCTCATCTGAATCTTTCAAAAGAGAGACCGGGTTTTCCTGGAGGTTTTCTGTTGAGATGTCTTCGTGCACAGACACAGGCGACTCGTGTGTGTCGGCATCAATAGTGATGTTTTTTGGTTTAACCTTTTTGATGTCTTCTAATATGCTCATATGGATTTTTATGACTATGAAATATTTATTTCTTCACGAATGGCCTTCTGTTGAGCATAACGATCGGTGATCAATATACCATTTAAATGGTCGATCTCATGCTGGCAAACAACGGCGAGAAGGGCGCTGGCCTTTAGTTTATTTTTCATCCCGTTTGCATCAATGTACTGTACAGTGATTTTTTGATGGCGGATGATCGGTAATTCTTGATCGGGCACACTGAGACAGCCCTCCGTAAAGATGATCATTTCCGGCGATCGTGTGATGATCTTTGGATTGATCAGCGTGAACTGCTGGCCGTCGAGATCGATCACAGCGATTTGTTTTGACACATTGATCTGTGGTGCCGCGAGTCCGACGCCGTTCTCAAGTTTCATGATCTCATACATGCGCGTGATAAGACCTTGCATTTCAGCACTTCCGATGTCTGACGCGGACGCTGCCTTTTTGCCCAAAACAGGATCACCAATCTCTATAATATTGCCACTGTGGGCATTTTTCTGATGGTATAACATACCTGTATTATGACGTATTTTTTGACTGTAGTCAAAAAGAATTGCGGCTACGAATTTTTGACATTTGGGGTGTGTCATGCGATGATGGTCTATTCAGTCCAATGGGGGACTGAGAACGTGTTTTTTTACATCATACACAAAGAAAAGGGAGGTGATGAGTATGCGATGCCTTTCGCGAGGCATATATGCTGTGCCCCACAGACACATGGATCAAGGGATTGGCTTGTGCGGTGGCAGTGCGGCATCCGGTATTTTTCCCCGAAGTGAATTTTGGCGGGGATAATAAAATGGAACAGCTGATCGAAAAAGTCGATCTGGCAACGCTTGACGGTGTGATCAAAGATGAAAACCCGGATCTGTGGCGCAGACATCGATTTGTCGCGGTGAAATTTATCGTCAATCGCGCAGTGACACATGAGCTCGTCCGGCACCGCCCGTGTTCGTTCTTGCAGGAAAGCCAGCGGTACTGTAATTATGGTCTGGACCGTTTTGATAAGCGGGTGACATTCATCAAGCCGTTATTTTTCCCCGAGGATTCAGAGGAATATCAGGATTGGCTGGAGGCTGTAGAATTCACAGCAAAAAAATATTTTAAGCTTCTCAAAACGTCAACACCGCAGGCGGCACGTACCGTATTCGCAAACAGTTGCAAGACGGAGATCATCGTTTTTACCAACATCGAACAATGGAATCACATCCTGCATCTTCGCACAAGTTCCGCAGCAGAGCCGTCCATGCGCGAGGTT encodes:
- a CDS encoding FAD-dependent thymidylate synthase, which gives rise to MLCPTDTWIKGLACAVAVRHPVFFPEVNFGGDNKMEQLIEKVDLATLDGVIKDENPDLWRRHRFVAVKFIVNRAVTHELVRHRPCSFLQESQRYCNYGLDRFDKRVTFIKPLFFPEDSEEYQDWLEAVEFTAKKYFKLLKTSTPQAARTVFANSCKTEIIVFTNIEQWNHILHLRTSSAAEPSMREVMIPLQKAMQEMFPRDSFDKRIPEAYAQFPWEWDAFCLEYP